In a single window of the Branchiostoma floridae strain S238N-H82 chromosome 2, Bfl_VNyyK, whole genome shotgun sequence genome:
- the LOC118410616 gene encoding uncharacterized protein LOC118410616: protein MAGTATTDPVPIQGKSKPELKRLTFQKKDRYENEWDEARPETPPTSVKGPLQFGKPRPSKYSHLAAQMETEDSSSKSVTAALTRVQPTVVTSRTAPRPAPKNLTQGKGLLKEAQLQDFQKNAGVSVAADNLHKSVSGEVTKVQRVPGKIAQLNAEQTPTPPGTPPKTTEKHHSWLGVVPEKKPACVPQTIYLPEQRRWFGLGPVYQPTQTVCVPVQPKVNLVDQVKQKGLSTKSKQFYHQDSDRDFFVDKNHQEFPKIKKICPRSDAEFNALAPSTL, encoded by the exons ATGGCAGGGACTGCCACAACTGATCCAGTCCCCATACAGGGCAAGTCAAAGCCTGAACTCAAACGCCTCACGTTTCAAAAGAAGGACCGGTATGAAAATGAGTGGGATGAAGCCAGGCCTGAAACTCCGCCAACATCAGTCAAAGGACCCTTGCAGTTTGGCAAACCAAGACCTAGCAAGTATTCTCACCTAGCAGCACAGATGGAGACAGAAGACTCAAGCTCAAAGTCAGTCACAGCCGCACTGACGAGAGTACAGCCCACTGTAGTAACAAGTCGTACAGCTCCCAGACCGGCACCAAAGAATCTCACACAAGGGAAAGGACTGTTGAAAGAGGCACAGCTGCAAGACTTTCAGAAGAACGCAGGTGTCTCTGTGGCTGCTGACAATCTCCACAAGAGTGTGTCAGGGGAAGTCACTAAGGTTCAACGTGTTCCTGGGAAGATAGCACAGCTGAATGCTGAGCAGACACCAACCCCACCAGGAACACCACCCAAGACCACAGAGAAACACCACAGCTGGTTAGGAGTGGTGCCAGAAAAGAAACCAGCATGCGTTCCTCAGACCATTTACCTGCCAGAGCAGAGGCGATG GTTTGGCCTTGGTCCAGTGTATCAGCCCACCCAGACCGTGTGTGTTCCTGTCCAACCCAAAGTCAACCTTGTAGACCAGGTGAAACAAAAGGGCCTGTCCACCAAATCCAAGCAGTTTTACCACCAGGACTCTGACAGAGACTTCTTTGTGGACAAAAACCACCAGGAGTTCCCTAAGATTAAGAAGATATGTCCACGGAGTGATGCAGAGTTTAATGCCCTTGCACCTTCAACACTGTAA
- the LOC118409593 gene encoding U11/U12 small nuclear ribonucleoprotein 48 kDa protein-like: protein MHKSERHESREEQLEELSCYLNSSRGKLSGVLKRFGWTNDKISYTDMVVCPLDSAHCVPPSRLTEHVKDCRLAKAGYDAEEREKMKESCHFYYTNSQSVVPVTVDRDIQEKVISQCASSTSTWAGTLADGEQGRLTNSQMRSFTQAVSSAPAEERRLPLKDEELTTAQRLAMHNYVVQQARDTSNRPAFSTEDSTLTADLAETVQKQEGEGKGPKSHLEILAELRDYKRRRQSYRAKNVHITKRSATEVMRQVIETQMEMLEQMNRGSNDNEKNSSDTDNRSGERTHSPAVRMDSPRQRDSPRQHHRHRSSHEDHHRHREQRHSKHKKSRERSHSPSPNRRKKHRH from the exons ATGCACAAGTCAGAAAGGCATGAAAGCAGGGAAGAGCAGCTGGAGGAACTGTCGTGTTACCTGAACAGTAGCAGGGGGAAGCTGAGCGGTGTGCTGAAGCGGTTTGGATGGACGAACGACAAAATATCATACACT GACATGGTCGTGTGTCCACTGGATTCTGCACACTGCGTCCCGCCCTCCAGGCTAACAGAACATGTGAAGGACTGCAGGCTGGCTAAGGCTGGATATGATGCTGAGGAGAGG GAGAAGATGAAGGAGAGCTGCCATTTCTACTACACCAACTCTCAGTCAGTTGTACCAGTCACAGTAG ACAGAGACATTCAGGAGAAGGTTATCTCTCAGTGTGCTTCTTCAACTTCAACTTGGGCTGGTACATTGGCTGATGGGGAACAG GGAAGACTTACGAACAGCCAGATGAGAAGTTTCACCCAGGCTGTGTCATCAGCTCCAGCTGAAG AGAGGAGGCTTCCCTTGAAGGATGAAGAGCTGACCACTGCACAGAGACTAGCCATGCACAATTATGTGGTGCAGCAGGCCAGAGATACCAGCAACAGACCTGCCTTCTCCACAGAAGACAGCACCCTGACTGCTGACTTGGCAGAGACCGTACAAAAACAAG AGGGAGAGGGCAAAGGTCCGAAGAGTCACTTGGAGATCCTGGCTGAACTGAGGGACTACAAACGACGGAGACAGTCTTACAGAGCCAAGAATGTtcacatcaccaagagatcagcAACAGAG GTGATGAGGCAGGTGATCGAGACTCAGATGGAAATGTTGGAACAGATGAACAGGGGGAGTAATGACAATGAAAAGAACAGCTCTGATACTGACAACAG ATCCGGTGAAAGAACCCACTCCCCTGCTGTCAGAATGGACTCTCCCAGACAGCGtgacagccccagacagcaccACCGCCACCGCAGCTCGCACGAGGACCACCACAGACACAGGGAACAGCGCCACTCCAAACACAAGAAGTCCCGCGAGAGGAGCCACAGCCCCAGTCCCAATCGGAGGAAGAAACACAGACATTAG